The sequence AAAAATCATGTTATCGACCATCCAATTAGAGATGCTATTGATAGGTTGGTTACATCATAGGCATGCCTTTTATTTTCTCGACATATTCTGGTTTTCCTTGTGATGCATTCTATAGTGGTTTTTTGGCTAATGAAATGGTTTGATCATGACATTCGGTGTGATGATTCAATTGATTCTCCTCCTTGGATTGCACTTAGTTGTATGTCTATTGAGTAAAATCCACTGTTAGAATGGGGAGAGCTTTCGGGTTTGATCCCCAGTAAACACTACTGCAAAAAGGACAAGGAGCCTTTACTATGACTAACCCTTGCATAGATTGCCTCGGACTGTAAACCAAATAAGGCTGCATGTGGTTCACACCAAAAATTAATGGATTGTATAACGAAGATTGGAAAAGTGTCACCCGGATTGCTTATACCCTCTAGGTATAGCAATCCAGTTTACAATGTATTTGTAAGTAAATGGTACATAAGATCCTGAATATACAGGGGAAAATGGTAAGTAAATAAaggtagaaaaaaaaaactaatttactGTATTTGTTTAAGGGAGGGCGatccttggcgcaacggtaaacgttgttgaccaagaggtcacgggttcgagtcttaggagcggcctcttgccaaataaattggcaggggaaggcttgcccccagtacacccttgtggatTGAAGAAACCAAAATTTGTTGATTTTACTTGATACAAAAGTCTGTATTATATATCAGTTTTGAGAATAATATGGTGGATTGACCAGAGGCAGCAAGAGGTAATAGAAGAAaggaatattttaaaaatacatgTTGAGTGCAGATGGCTTGCCTGTGCTACTCTAAAGTAGCGAAACCTGATCCTGGTAACTTTGGGTCTGAGCCTTCTCTCACCATAAAAATCGGTTAAAGCCATATGCCACTCAAATTCCTCATGTTTTTCCATGTGGATTCTTTCACATTTCCATTCTGAGTAAACACTAGTTGTTTTTATTAAACATTCAAGGAAAACTTTGCTAAATGCTTTCAAGCCTCATAATCAGATGACCATTAGCTTTGCATGGCTATATATGCTACTGCAGATGATGTTTTGATGTGAAGTTGCTTTCCTTTTGTTATTGGCATAAAGCACAGGGTTCTGCAACATTTCTGACtttgttttaaattttaatgttttctcATTTTTGGCTGCAAATCCACAATATTTTGAATAGCTTATTCACTGAATTCATTcatcttgaaaaaaaaaaagaggagcCATGAAGATAATGCAAGTGGAATCTGTTTTTGTTCAATTTACATTCATTTCTCAAGCATTATGACAATTGACAAAtgcattttctatatatataatttactgtGACCAAATTACTGAATTTGGatgtttttgagaaaaataaaattatggtaGCTTGACTATAATCTAGGGGCTGCACACTTTTACATTGATTATTTAGAAGCTAGAATGGTTAATTGATTATTATGGTGGTCGTACGAAATTTTAATCATATATATCTACACGTGTAAAAATCCTATCACCAATCTATTCCTTCTataagatatttggacttgaaTTGATGAAGAGCCAATACCAATATTCAATAATAGTGTTTATTAGTATCGAATAGAAATATAAATGGGCCGTAGCGTAGAAGCTCTAAGAAAACATAATTGTACGGTGTTGTTTTCTGGAGGAATCAACATATTGCTTTAACTGTGAAAAGAATTTACGCTGCTTCACTTTAACTGAGAAGAGTTTAATTGGTTGTATGACAGGACATTGTTTGGCCTCCTAAGTTTTGTTTCCTAGAATTTGACTTGGCTTGCATTTAAAATAGCTGAATAATTGAGATAATTTTTGCTGATCTTGTGGTAAAGTAACTTGTTTTACTGTGAGTAGATTGCAGGGCCCTTTGTTTATGAAGAGTTCAAGCCAGTGGTTACATACCTCCGTTGTTGAATACTTCCATTTGCTTCCATACGCCAGTGTTCTGTCCGAATGGTTTTCCAGGTACAGTTTTCGTGCAAAATATTGTCAAGACACTATGACCTCACCCTTAATTATAATTCTCCGTGTGACAAGAGTTTCTCTATTGTCTTTTGTATCTCGCCGGAGTCTACTTCATCAAATCCTGTTGCAGTAACAAATTGTAATTCTAGATTAGTtgtcaaaattaaatttaattgtgaaGAAACTACAAGGTCTTCTCCATTCAAATAGTTTAGAGGCAAAATAAAAGTGATTAAGGATCCATAATATATTTTACGGGTTGGTAAGTGCATTAGTTGGTCATCTTATTAAGTTTTGGGCAATTGTCTTGGCTTTGCCACTGGATACTTTCTACAGTTAAGATACTTCTTATTTGTGATATACATGTTCTCGTATGTTACATTTATTGATTAAGGGTGGCAACCACTTTACCATCTCAAATTTGTCTTCTAAACAGTGAAGAGCCTTCCAATAGTTTGCAAGTTGAAAGAGTTGCATCGGAAATTACAAATGGAAACATttccaaaaaaattgaaaaacctAGAATGGAAAAAGTTCCTAAAAGTTCTTGCAGACAGCATATTGGTAGCAGGACAGAAACTGGAtcgatgaagcagaatgaggaTAACAAAAATTATGTGGTTGATTTGCATGCTACTGCTGCTGCGGAGGTGGATGACTATTGTTTGAATCACACCAAAACCATCAACATGGACGTGAATACTAGTAATAAAATCCAATCTAACAACTGCAAAGAACAGACAACTTCTGTGGTTAGATGTTTAAATGGTTCACTGAATAAGGTTAGATTTCTTTTTTCTAACACTACAGTATCACATCATTATAGTAGTATTATTCTGAATTACTGGGGATGCACACGTCTCctatttagttaaaaaaaaaaatataactgcTGAGTGCTTATCGAAAATAGATAATTGATTACATAAACTGCCATGCAGACTGTTGTTATACTTCTATAATCATTCGGCTGCGTACTTGTCTAAAGATTTTTATGGAACATGGCTGTTGTGATGATCATTATCAGTATATTCATTCATGGTTTTTCTACTCTTGTTATCATCAATCTGAGCAAGTGCTTTCAAACATGTCCTTAGATGTTGTCAGATAAAGGGTCAAATTGGCCCTTAAACTTGGCTCAGGGGCTCAACTTGCCTGAAAACGAACTTTGAGTATCAATTGGTCTTTAAGTTTTGCATTTTTGGTCAAACTAGTCCAAGTTGACGCTTGTCACCATTAAATTAACACAGATCAAAGAATCATGAAGCATTTGTTGACTCGTGTTACTTTTGGACTAATTTCACAAATACAATGCCAAGTCGTGGACCAAATTGATACACAAAGTTTTTTCGAGCAAATTGATCTATGTAACGAACTTGAAAAAAGCCAAATTGGCACTTCATCCAGATTCTGTCACAGCAAACCACAGACcagtggaatttacagattACCTACCAATGAAGGCTAAATTTTGACGGAGTGGGGAATCGAACCTTAAACCTGTCAAGCAGAGGTTCAACGCCTTACCACTCGGACCAACCCTCATCGGCGGGGGCAATAGTTACTAGGTGCATGCTAGAGATCACTTTGTCCATTTTaccattaaattaaatttacttttatcatccaagGGCGACTAATGAAAAAGCAATGGCTGCTTTGTGAAAAACGAAATGACCATAAAATTTTCCTAGTAACTCTATTCTGTAGTTCTATTTGTCAGAAACAGgtataataacaaataaataaatatgtttgTATAGGTGCATGTGCATTTGAATTTATAACTACTGAGCAGAAGCCTGCATAGTTGGTTTAGAAAAAATTATGTTGACATTTAACCTTAACAAGCGTTTCAAGTATTTATTTGTACTTTTCTTGCTTACTTAGTATATGAGCTACCATTGAACTTGCAGGGTGAATCGGCTGATTCCTTCAAGAGACCTAGAATTACTACAAACAGAAGTATCGATAGCCAGGATTGCAACGATATTACTTTGGATGAAAATTGGACTACAAATGATAATAATGcaatagttcaaaattcaaaTCGGGTTGATCTTGAGAAAGTATGTTTAGAAAAAATTATGTTGACATTTAACCTTAACAAGCATTTCAAGTATTTATTTGTACTTTTCTTGCTTACTTAGTATATGAGCTACCATTGAGCTTGCAGGGTGAATCGGCTGATTCCTTCAAGAGACCTAGAATTACTACAAACGGAAGTATCGATAGCCAGGATTGCAACGATATTACTTTGGATGAAAATTGGACTACAAATGATAATAATGcaatagttcaaaattcaaaTCGGGTTGATCTTGAGAAAGTATGTGCTGTTCTAGCATCAAAGGATCAACAACTTTCACAAGCTGCGTTAAAAGTTGTTTTAAGCAAAAGAGCAAGACTGGTATGCCTTTTTCTCCTCTTACATGTAGATGATATGTCAGACTGACCTTTTTCTTTCATCTCTTCAATTCTGGACTTTTTTTCGTATTTATATCGTTGTTCAGCTTCACAGATTCTTAAATATCTTTCAGTGTCTAGTTTCATGACAGTCCTGCGTATGCATGCAGTGTTTGCAGTTGCGAGATTTAGAAGATCAGATTGCCCAGTGTGATAAGAATATCCAGATTTTGAATGGTATGCTTTGGTTTCAAGTTTGAAATTTCAATTCTGCATTTACGGACAAATATAGCTagtgtattttttatttgaattgttTACATGACTTGAAAAATTATGTAATTGTTATAGCCGGTGAAGGAGATTTGGCGCTGAAGATGCAGTTCCTTATAGAAGGTTGTAGTGAGGTGTCTCTTGGAAGTCTTGTCCAGGAATCAATTCATCAACATAGCAAGGACCAAGACTCAACTCAATTCCTCAAAAGGAAGAGATCCCCTGACATTAGAGCCAATAATCCATGCCAGGTGAGTTTTGTGTTGCAGCTTATGGTCTTCAATCTAACATAATATGAAATACCGGAATACTATAAATGATCATTAGATGTAGCCTTCCGCatgtttttctcgtttttaaaatgcattttccatcTAGATAGTTTCAGCTTTTGACTCGGTTCTGGTCTTCTTTCTTCTAATGTTCTCCTGTGTAATTAAAGTACATTTCAGCTAGTCCATGAACTTAAAACTAATGGAACTTTGTAGTTCTTGATCTTTAGTCTGCATCGAAGAATcaacaaattttaattttagcaTGGATCAGATTTTTTTGGAACCTATATCAGAACCCTTTTTACTGATTCCTGCTCTTTATTATTTTTCCCTTTCTCTTACTGTCGAAATTTCTTAATGCTGCTCTTAATTTTGTTTCTCACTTTTCTAACTTGATTCATCATATTCTTCAATATCTATCCACAAAACCACCTGCATTCATTGATATCTGATGAGGACTTAAACGAAATGAAGTTTCTTGTAGCTAAGAAATATGAAATTCATTTTCATCCAAAGTTAACCTTCTCTGTTAATTTATCAGGAATTAGATGATGTATGTTGTAGAAACAACTGGATATTGCCAAGGTATTGTCTCACCGCACGTGATGGTAAGATATACATCCaatctccaaaaaaaaaaaccctaaaaacgAGTGAAGGTTTAGAGTTTAATCTGATAGTTGTTTTTTCACAGGGGGCTTGGTTGCTAATGTGATTGTGAAAGGGATGAATTTGGAGCATTCAGCTAGTGGTGAAGCGCGGCCCCATCCCCATGAAGCAAGAGAATCAGCTGCTGTGAAAATGTTAGCCAAATTGTGCAATATGCCCAACATACTCTGCTAGTTTTCTTTCCGGAATAGCTATAGGCATTATTTGCCTTCATTTAGTAGCAGACTAGACTAAACTAACAGGAAAAATATCAACTTTAGAATTAatcagttttatatatatatatattatacctCCACACCATAGTTATGACGAGAAATATACCAGCATATTACTAAAAATAGATTTACATTTGTGTAGGATAACTATTACTACATGAAAACCCTATACCAATAGTAAAATGGTATTTTTCTTCCTATGTGTTTATAATATTTGTTATACCACAATTTGATTTATAGTTGAATACATACTATAGAAATATTTAATGATGAATGATATGGGTCTAGAGGTAATATCCGGTTCTAGTCCATTTGCTCCATCAGTCACCAGTCTAAGCCAATAGCAAGACGCGACAACTGTAACGGGATCATAAGTCAATCTAGGGACATTTAGGACATTCCTCGCTCAGCAAGGGTAACCTATAAATAGGAGGATCAATCCCATGGTACAAGGATACTTTTTCTATCTCATTCCTctctactttctctctctataccTTATTACATTTAAATGTTCATGTTTCTTATCATTTGGTGTGATGAGCATGAAACTTATCATTTAGAAATCCTTCAGGTTCACTTGAAAAGTCATGCCAGGCATGGCGTAAATGTCTTCCCCTTTAGGTCCAACCCCCACTAAAGAGATAATGGGCACAAGCCAGCCTGACATGCATAGAGAACGAATCTTAGGATCTTATGGAAAAGCTCATGAGGACATTGTGGAAAATTCTTGGCAGTCCAAACATGGTAGATTGAGGCACAAAGGCAGATGATGGATACTCAAAAGGCCATGCAAGAGGACAATAAGAAGATTTAGGAGCTCCTTCAGGCATCCTCCTGTTTAGGAGACTGCCACCATAGAAATGATTGTGAACAATGTTCTCCCCACGAGAGAACCACCATTGCAGCCTGCGCCCAATACCCTCCAAACTACTGTCGTCATCCACAAGGCTCCCCCCCGAGCAAGGAGAAGATTGGGAAACCCGGTTCTAACATTTGTTAGATAAAAAAAGCTCTCAGAGGAGCCATGGGAAGTAGCGTTATGTTAAGTAAGTATGATCAACTTTTACTCCAAGATAGATCATGTCATTTGCAAAGTCTTACTCACCATCTTGGCCAGTTTCGCACAAGAATGGCATAGAAGCTTAGAACTTGAATTCGTCGATTCCTTCGACCTACTCAAAGATCTATTCATCGTTTGCTTCATCGACGTGGTCAAGGCGAAACGAATATTTAACGCTTGATCGAGCCACTCAAGAGCTATCTGGCGCGCTTCCACCACATGTCCCCGCACGTAAAATTGATGAATGTGGAGGTTGCCATTGACGCCCTGGCTAAGGGAACAACTTGCTAACCCTTCAGACAAAGTTGCTACACTATTTGTAACAGTTTGAATCACTCAGTATTGTTATTGAATCATAACTGAATATATATACAGAGTACAATCCTTGTTGTAGTGAATAACTAATACCAGCTAACTGTATATGGTTGAGATAAACTCTatcaataaataatatataaacaatATAATCTCTAATACTCCCCCGTAGTTGATACGTTCTGAGGCCGAACGTTGAGACTATTACGGAAGTCTTCGAAGAGTGGGGAAGGTAGACCTTTGGTGAAAATGTCAGCAATTTGATATCTAGAGGGAACATGTAGAACTCGAACCTCTCCTTTGGCTACTCTTTCGCGAACGAAATGAATATCCATTTCTACATGTTTTGGTGCGGTGGTGCTGAACCGGATTGCCGGCTAAGTAGACGGCGCTGACATTATCACAATAAACAATGGTGGATTTCTGGACCGGGCAgccaagttcaagaagaagatttcGAATCCAACACGTTTCTGACACAACGTTTGCCACCCCGCGATACTCGGCTTCAGCGCTGGAACGGGATAACGTGGGCTGCCTCTTTGCGGACCAAGAGATGAGGTTATCCCTAAGAAAAACACCGTACCCTGAAGTAGAATGACGTGTATCGGGACAGCCTGCCCAATCCGCGTCTGTATAGGAGATTAATTGGGTAGGAGATGAAGCAATGAAGCTGAGACCAAGGTCAAGTGTGCCGTGAACATACCGAAGAATTCTCTTGAGGGCAGCCATGTGTGTGGTTTTTGGATCATGCATAAACAGACAAACTTGCTGAACGACATATGATATGTCAGGTCGGGTGAGTGTCAGATACTGAAGAGCACCGGCCAATTTTCTGTATTCAGTGGGATTGTGATAAGCTGATCCTGAAGATATACTGAGCTTCTGTTTAGTGTCAACAGGGGTAGCCGCTGCATTGCAGGATCCGAGACCTGCTTTCTCAATAATTTCAGATGCATATTTTCGCTGTGATAAGAATAGGGAACCATGTGATTGGGTGACAGAAATTCCCAAGAAGTAATGGACTCAAgtctttcattgcaaattcCGAGCTGAGCTTGGAGATGATGGACTGCTGAAGACTGTCAGACGAAGTGACTAACAcaatgtcatcgacatacaagaGGATATAGGCCATGTCTGTGCCGTGGTGATAAATAAAGAGAGAGTTGTCTGATACACTGTTGGTAAATCCCACTTTAGTAACATATGCGGCAAACCGCTGATACCAGGCTCGTGGAGCCTGTTTTAGGCCATAGAGTGATTTCTGAAGCAGGCAAACATGATCTGGAAATTTTGCATTACGGAAACCCAATGGTTGATGCATGTAGACTGTTTCATGAAGATCCCCATGAAGGAAAGCATTCTTGACATCCAACTGATGAAGATTCCAATTTTTGGAAATTGCAATACTGAGAACTGCCCTAATAGTCGCTGGTTTGACCACAGGACTGAATGTGTCGCCACAGTCAACACCGGCCAATTGTCCTGACCCGTTTCCAACTAGTCTGGCCTTGTATCTTTCAAATGAGCCGTCCGATTTcgttttgtgcctgaaaatccaccaactacgaataacaTTAGCATTTTTAGGACGGGGTACaagtacccacgtcttattttcaataagagcctcaaactcatcagtcatggcttgtGTCCAATTTGGATCACATAATGCAAGGGCTGGTGTTTTAGGTAAAGGGGAAATGTTATGTGATGTGGAAGTGTGTAAATTGAGCAGGTGACGGGGTTTGTAAATCCCGTGTTGTGCTCGTGCGGTCATGCGGTGTACGTTTGTATCTGGATCAGAAAGATTGGTGGGTGATTGCTGTGGAACAGCGGTCGCTGTTCTATTTGAGGAATTATTTTCAGAACTCAATGGTCGTGTTGGGGACGAATTAGGGGACAGACGCGACGAGGAGCCAGAAGACGCAATGGACTCAGGGGACGACGACGCTGATGCCGACGGGACAAGACGCGAAGAAGGAGATACAGACATAGGTGGAGTGACAGACGCAGGCGACGAGAAGCCTGTTTCGGAGGACGCGGACGGGACCAGACTCGACGACGACAAGGTGGGAGGACTGGGAGACGGAGAGTTTGGTTCGAAATGAACAGGAGGTGATAATCCACCGATTTCAGTGCCGACCTTAGGAGTAGAGGTGGAATTTGCGCGTTCGACAGCAAAGGGAAAAACAGATTCGTTAAATACGACATGACGAGAGATGATAATTCGGTTTTGGGATAAATCATAGCATTTGTACCCGCGATGATTGGATGGGTAACCTAGGAAGACACAAGGACGGGAGCGAGCATCTAACTTGTGACGAGAGGAAGACGGAATCAAAGGAAAACATAAACACCCAAAAATACGTAAATGAGAGTAAGTGGGTTCCCTTTGATAGAGTACTGTAGTTGGTGAATTGTAGCCCAATATTTTGTGAGGGTATATATTGAGTAAGTACGTGGCAAGTGCAAGGGCGTGGTGCCaaaaattaaatgggacggaTGCATGATTTACGATGGTTCGAATGACATTATTAATGGTTCGAATGGTGCGTTcagattttccattttgagaggAAGTGTATGGACACGAAAAACGGAATTCCATTCCATTAGTAACGCAAAATTGACGGAAAGAATTACTATTGAATTCACCGCCATTATCACATTGAAAGCATTTAATGTCACGTTCAAACTGAGTTCGAATGAAAGTGCGAAAAATCAGAAATacagaatagacttgggatttCTTGGCTAGAGGAAAAGTCCACAAAAAATTAGAGTAATTGTCGAGAAACAAAACATAATAACGGTGACCACTGGAACTCAGAGTAGGAGATGTCCATATATCACTATGAATTAAGTCAAAAGGCATAGAAGCAGAATTAAAAGATGATTGAAACGGTAATTGAACTTGTTTTCCAGTAACACAAGACGAACAAACAGAAGTATTCCTAATCCTATTACatgaaattaaatttttattcaaaagagCGTCTAAAATTGGAGGTCCGGGATGTCCCAAGCGATGATGCCAGACATCGGAAGATAATGCAGTGAGAGCGGAAGGAGGAGAAAGTGATAGGAGACTGCTAGACACAACTGGATAGAGATCCCCGGTActattacatctcatgataGGAGTCCCCGTCcgtaaatccttcacagaaaaaccGAAAGGATCAAAATTCACAGACACTTGATTATCAGTAGTAAATTGACGGATAGCAATTAGATTTTTGATCAATTGAGGTGCATGCAAGACATTGTTCAATTTAAGGGGATAGTGTTTGGTGGCTAAAGATGCATTACCAGATCCACAAATAGGCACACAATTACCATTACcgacaataatattattattgagGCTCGAATGAAAATAAGACTTGAGTGTTCCTTTGTTTGCAGTCATATGAGACGTGGCTCCTGTGTCCATGTGCCATTGATCCGGTGGTGTGATGGACATGGTGTGCATGGCCTGTTCAATGTCTGTAGGGGCATAGCTTGGGTGCGACATGTTCAGATGATCATGTGGCATATTAGGGCGCGGGCCGAGGATGCCGGGGTGCGACTGTGGACGACCGCAAGGTGACTGAGTTGGCCAAGGTGCCATCGGGAAGGGGCACGGTGGTGCTGCCCATGGCTGCTGCGCCGCCCAGGGATAGTAGGGAGGCCAAGGCG comes from Euphorbia lathyris chromosome 8, ddEupLath1.1, whole genome shotgun sequence and encodes:
- the LOC136203777 gene encoding uncharacterized protein; the encoded protein is MDMYSADFCRTEDAVGVLLEYLVDPKLPSKASARITPSRNDQESVAKQVHAVVLLYNYYHRKQHPQLEVLSFESFCKLTTIMRPTFMAFTKLMQLSNDTQLTDVERQLSLTEKKIMDACNICESLDASQNAPSIEGWPISKVSVFLIDSGRHCCWLKFGSATQGVWSLIEKDFDLMNNKPKGTIDLEHTERKKRHIRKPIKNVSCADDAMIHHFAFSAVEETTGIKQSSLSVLEKRVVYSMSKEKAAAWFYIMQCTEPEKNHVIDHPIRDAIDRLQGPLFMKSSSQWLHTSVVEYFHLLPYASVLSEWFSSEEPSNSLQVERVASEITNGNISKKIEKPRMEKVPKSSCRQHIGSRTETGSMKQNEDNKNYVVDLHATAAAEVDDYCLNHTKTINMDVNTSNKIQSNNCKEQTTSVVRCLNGSLNKGESADSFKRPRITTNRSIDSQDCNDITLDENWTTNDNNAIVQNSNRVDLEKGESADSFKRPRITTNGSIDSQDCNDITLDENWTTNDNNAIVQNSNRVDLEKVCAVLASKDQQLSQAALKVVLSKRARLCLQLRDLEDQIAQCDKNIQILNAGEGDLALKMQFLIEGCSEVSLGSLVQESIHQHSKDQDSTQFLKRKRSPDIRANNPCQELDDVCCRNNWILPRYCLTARDGGLVANVIVKGMNLEHSASGEARPHPHEARESAAVKMLAKLCNMPNILC